The Quercus lobata isolate SW786 chromosome 9, ValleyOak3.0 Primary Assembly, whole genome shotgun sequence region ATAGTCAACTTCGGTCACGCGTCTACCCGTAGGTGACTTAGCGTAGTGACCGTCCACCCGTAGGCAACTTTGGCCATGCGTCTACCCGTAGGTGACTTAGCATAATGACCGTTCACCCGTAGGCGATTTTGGCTATGCGTCTACCCGTAGGTAAATTAGCGTAGTGACCGTCATAGGCGACTTTGGCCATGCGTCTACCCGTAGGTAACTTAGCGTAGTGACGTCCACCCGTAGGCGTTGGCCATGCGTCTACCCGTAGGTAACTTAGCGTAGTGACCGTCCACCCGTAGGCGACTTTGGCCATGCGTCTACCCGTAGGTAACTTAGCGTAGTGACCGTCCACCCGTAGGCGTTGGCCATGCGTCTACCCGTAGGTAACTTAGCGTAGTGACCGTCCACCCGTAGGCGACTTTGGCCATGCGTCTACCCGTAGGCTTAGCGTAGTGACTCCTTTTGGCCATGCGtgaataaactcctcttattaaaataaaccaTGCATTCATAGAAAAAGtagttcttaaaaagaaaacgaagacctgccctttgggctttaaaagagttattgtagcaaaaactaaagtaaatagAAAAACTGAGGAGTATAGCTAAAATTCACTAAGGTAAACTAGAAATAAAGGGGTGCTGCTCTTCATGCCATCCTTTTTACTGGTAGTACTTCCGTAGGTGCTTGGTGTTCCACGGGCGGTGTAGCTTCTGTCTGTTCAGCGTCTCCAGTTCTTGCCATCTTCTGCCCTCTGTCCTGTCGCGTATCCTCTtgcctttctctcttctctcgaGTCAGAAGCGCGTCctcagcattcatgtacttggttgCCCTGTAAAGCACGTCCGACATAGTCTTCGGGTCGTTCTTATATAGTGAAAATAGGAACTTACCCTTCCGCAGCCCATTTGTGAAAGCGGCTACAAGTATCTTGTCGTTAGCTTCATCAATTGAAAGCGCCTCTTTGTTAAAGCGTGCTATGTAAGACCTTAGCGTCTCATCTTCCCGCTGCTTGATGCTTATCAAGCATGCTGTAGACTTCTTATACCTgtgtcctccgatgaagtgcgAAGCAAACTGggcgcttagctccttgaaagtACTGATGGAGTTAGGCGTCAGCCTGCTAAACCATATCCTTGCGGGACCCTTCAGCGTGGTGGGGAAAGCTCTGCATATGATCTCGTCGGGTAccccctgaaggtgcatcagggtcttgaaggacTCCAAATGATCTAGAGGGTCTTTGTTTCCGTCGTAGTTTTCCACTTGCGGCATACGGAACTTTGGTGgaagggggaaggagttgacggacGCGGTGAACGGCGAGTCGGTTCGGTGGACCAGATCATCAAGGTCGCTGGACACCCGTCCTTTGAGGGCGTTCATCATGACgtccatctgttccttcatcgcctgcatctccgcgacaATGTGGGGTTGAGCCATATCAGTGACGGATGGACAGCTCATATCTTGTCGCTTGGGTCTGCTTGGGGCATTACTACCTTCCGGCCCCTCTTGGTCTCTTCGCTCGGCACTGGTACCTTCTTGATTTTCCCCTTGGGTACCCATAGCGGCGTTCTTTTGCCGTAGCTGTTCTTCAAGGTCCTGATTCTGTTTGGTGAGACGTTCCACTGTTGCCATGAGGGTTTGGACCTGCCTCTCCAGGGTAGTGGGTCGCAGCTCGTCTCCCTGAACGTTGTTGGTAGTTGCCATCGAGtgagtaagtaccatgcaactctttgtccgGGAAGCGATAGGTAAAGTACGCTtcgttcccacagacggcgccaactgatgatgccgaaaaatcgtcagtgagctACACGGCACTCACGTGCTCGAAACAACgcctgcacaacacaaaaagagaagacctcgcagagagcaccggtgtggtgtcggccaaataccctccgaaggtcaagttagaacttctcacaactctaaactgttagagagggtaaattatgcgtaccttagcTAGTGAGGATATTgaggcttttatagtagtagaggattgacctctttttcttgctgtagaagtcttttccttataggagtctttatGAGCGTATTTTGCgaaatcctttccttgtaggagtttAACACTGAGCGTGATGTACAAGGTATTTCCTTATATACCCATGCGTGGAAGCTAAGTCAAGGTTATGTCGGGACCGTCAGCTTTGTGCATCcccttcagcttactgccttcagcttactctcttcagTTTACggccttcagcttactgccttcagcttactatcttcagcttcatcttactgccttcagcttactgccttcagtttactgccttcagcttactgccttcagcttactctcttcagcttatggtcttcagcttactgccttcagcttactgccttcagtttactctcttcagcttatggtcttcagcttactgccttcagcttactatcttcagcttactctcttcagcctactctcttcagcttactgccttcagtttactgccttcagcttactgccttcagcttactgccttcagcttacggtcttcagcttactgccttcatcGGGGTCATCAGCCTcgttagggtcgtcagcttcgtctACTCCCTtgttagggtcgtcagcttcgtcaGGGTCAtcagcttcgcctaccccctcgtcggggtcgtcagcttcgcctactccctcgtcgaggtcgtcagcctcgtcagggtcgtcagcttcgcctaccccTTCGTCGGGGTCGTCATCTTCGGTCAGCTCGCCTACCCCCTCGtcgggtcgtcagcttcgcctactccctcgtcgaggtcgtcagcctTGTCaaggtcgtcagcttcgcctaccccctcgtcggggtcgtcagcttcgtcagggtcgtcagcttcgcctaccctctcgtcgaggtcgtcagcctcgtcagggtcgtcagcttcgcctaccccctcgtcggggtcgtcagTTTCGCCAGctccctcgtcgaggtcgtcagcctcATTAGGGTCGTCAGCTTTGCCTACTCCCTTCAGCTTAGTAGTGTCAGCTTTCCATTTATGACAAGTGAGGCTGACGGGTCTATTTTGAACGTCGCTTCATGATACTATATTCATGAATATTCACATTCACAATTTTACCCTTATCAACCACCAATGTCAATGCTAAGATTATCACAAATGTAAAACAAAGCCTcgccatgagagagagagagagagaggctatGCTATCTTCTAAAAAGATTGAAGGCTATGCTATTGCTATCTTGTAGATTTGTAAGAATGTATATATAGGTTCTATGGATGATGAAAGATTTCTAACTTAAATCACAGTCACACTTGTCATTACTATAGAAATAAATAGAGGGTTTGACTTTGAAGCCGTGTATATTGCATGCTTGTGTTactaatgaaaaaagaagaatatatcGTGGAGACTTTGAGAAAATGTTATATAGTGGAGTTCACGTTTAAGGTATATTCATGGTTCAAACTACAGAAACAACCAGTGAAATGCAATGAAGCTTTACTCTCCGCTTATAAAGAAGGGATGAATCATGATCTCATCTCAAACCAAAGTatgacaacaacaaaataataataaaataaataaataagtaatgcATTCTTTGTCATTAATACATTTGTTTGAGATAATTGTAGCCATTTGCGAGAATTGATGATTGCATCAAAGATGCCCTCTAGTACtagtaaattacattttaaactctataatttAGTGTTATGACAAATTAAGATTATataatgcattttttattattaatatatatgtttgcTCGCAGTAATTATGGCTATTCaggagaataaataaataatgcattctttatcattaatatatatgtttgcTCGCGGTAATTATGGCCATTTaggagaataaataaataatgcattCTTTATCATTAATATATACATTTGCTCGTGGTAATTGTGCCATTTAAGAGAATCGATGACTGCATCAAAGATACACTCTAGAActaataaattacattttaaactctataatttAGTGGTATGACAAATTAAGACTTACAATTTCTAGATGGAAATGGTTCTAACAAGACCAGAATTAGAGTTGCACCTATCAAGCCTAAGACTAAGCCATGAATGAATCCTAAACCAAGCATCAATGTCGGCCTGCAAGCCTTAGGATTAGACCTGACAGGACGCGACACTCAAAGGTAGCCTAGATTGAACACCATTTTGATCTTTGGGATTGCCTATACATACGATGTTAGACTTTCAATACTTTCTGGACCAACTAGCCATGTCTTTACCTCACAACAAACTGTATATGACTCGAAGCGATCAACTAAGTGCCAAAGGGAACCTTTCCTTTGGTCAACCCGTATAGCTTTCCTCAAAAGAAGAGCTTTTTATGCACTCACAACTTCCCTTCATGTTAGAAATTAGTTATTGAACCTCACCAACTTTCATCGCAAAAAAATTCGATTGATTCTATCCCATCTACAAACTTAGGCGCACTGCCTTGGTGTGCATCCCTTTAGATGACCAAAGGGGACAACCTCTAGCACACTGAAAATGTTGATTTTAGCCTTTTAGGGGATGATTCCTGTCAAAATTAATCTACCTAATTCCACTTATAAAAACCTACTAGTTCAATTGACCAAGGTATGTCATCTTTGAACAGTGTTACTCAATTAATTTAATTCCAAAAATGTTTTGATTTATTAAGCATCAAAGTATCTTTGCTCAACCCGTGGGTTGGCCTAAGTTGCATTTGGGTTTTCTCTCCTAACAGGAAGGAAGGTAGCTTCTCGAAGGGGTCACTCTTGTTCGGTTGAACCAAGCAATCAATTGTCATGCAGTTCCATTTAAGCGGAATGACATTGTGTTTGGGATTTAATATGTTATTTGTTGAGAATTCAGTGTTTATTTTGATACTTTTAAAACTTTAgagttaatttttctttttataaattttttttaaaaaaaagtatataatttattgcttttgaaatttcagggtttaattttttacttttaaaattacatagtttaatttgttacatcCCTTAAATACATAgtatttaaaatgtaattttcccgAAAGCATTTCTCCATTCaagaataataattttataagattCAAAACTAAAGTAATATATGAAAATCCAAACATGAATGTTGATATAATAtagacaaaagaaaagatacaaataaTTGTGAATattcaacttcattctctattaaaattaaagtcaatatttttttaattcttaaagagactattagaaaataatctttaattttgttaCGAAGGCCTAGTTTTAACGATATTATTGATTGGAAGGTcaaatattgtaattatctccaTCATctacaaatcaaataaaaatcatatttattatctaATTGTACATATGTGCAATATTTTCCTATATAactaaaaaaactattatctcttgtttgggaggagggaatggaaatgaatgaaaaataataattttacaatattcttcctttccattgtttagaatttttaatgGTGGGAATAGAAAGTctatttaatgaattttttactaaaactcccaaaatacctcTATATATTCcgtcatttattttaaaataaggatctaatagtaatattttcataaaatgattcaattattttctctctatgTTACTCCCAAGTAAGGTTACTTACATTCTATTCAtttctattcctttattttaaacattcaaacaagattacttaatttcatttcattcattcctttttcattccttttccttacttaaataaatttcattcttttcaattcttttatgattatttctttccattttattttattcacatATGAACTTAGActttgtttgggagttcataagagaaatgaatgaaaatgtaTGGAATTGAAGGTATTTAAgtaagagaaaggaaaagaattaAGTAACATTGtctagatgttttaaaataaaggaatggaaggtaagtaaccttatttgAAAGTAATATAGAAGGAAATgaatagaatcattttatgataatgTTACTATtaaacccctattttaaaataaatggctaAATATATAGAGGCCTTTTGagagttttataaaaaattcattaaatctaattttattcccTCCAATTTCTCCCAATTTTGAGGTGAATGAAAATCTGAGATTTTAAGAGAATAAAGAAGAATTAGTATTCTCTCATGTCCATTCTATTTCATCATACTTAAACTCTCAAATTCATTCCCTTAATTAAAACTCCTATACAAGGGAAtagaagaatattctaaaattattcttttcattcaattcctttccctcctcccaaatgaGGGCTTAGTGTTGCcaagtaaaatataaataaaacaaaaataaaaaacttcaaaacaaCTTAGTCTTATTCATTGAATATTATGTTCCATAGatcaaatattttgaaaatattttttttcattaatttccaTTCCGTTTTCCCTCCTCCCGAATGAGGGCTTAGTGTTGCcaagtaaaatataaataagacaaaaaaaaaaaaaaaaatttcttcaaaacAACTTAGTCTTAATCATTGAATATTATGTTCCATAGATCAaatcttttaaaattatttttttccttcatttctaTTCTATTTCTTTCCCTCCTCCCGAATGGGGGCTTGTGTTGccaagtaaaatataaaaaaaaaaaaaaaaaaaaaaaaaaaaaaacttcaaaacaaCTTAGTCTCAATCATTGAATATTATGTTCTATTGCTCAAATATTTTTCTAATGTATTGCCAagtaacaataaaaataaaaataaataaagtaccCAAATGAATCATTGGGAGAGGCTTCCCTCCCATTTAAgaattctttcaaatttttgggCATATGGAAGATACATGCCATTTACATAAATTCAATAGTCTTCAAAAATCATGTAAACCACTTAAAGTTATAAAGTTAAATAAATGCTATGTATCTCACATCTGACTAAAAATAGAAGAGAATTGAGAACTTAAATATGAAAGGATCTTCAATTCGAATGGTTTCGGTGGAGTCAAACAACAATACGCTAACACATAAATACCAGAATTCCAAACTTTAAAcgatctcaaaaaaaaaaaaaaaaaaatatatatatatatatatatatatatttatcaaacaCACAGTCCCCATTTgaattataaacaaaaagaaaaagttaaacaCATCAACTTGCCTATGCAAAAGCAGCCAAGTTGGCAAACAACTTGACACCATTAGCACTTAgggattttttatataaatgaaatttttttcttgtcaTTTGTTTTAGTAGTCGACACAGGCCATAGGAATATGATTGATCATGACCATTTTACTTTATTggaacaattttcaattttggtggGTTACTcggattttttttgggtccaaaatttaaaatcttatctatataaaaatattataaaatattaaagtaGAAGCTCAATTTAGAATTcagattaaattttaattgcacTCCAATTTTGTTATAAGTTTCCTTCTAATTAGTAATTATATTCTGATTTGATGCCAACTATCTTTAACTTTTGAATGTACTCCAATAGTGTGTCATTATCCTTCTATGTAAATTCTAAGTTTGTGTAAATGTCGGTATTAGTACATAAAAATTCATACACCTACacataaaaagaataatttttaatttattatacgTTTATGTAATATTGTGAGTGTATATACTGTATTGCTTATTAGTTAAAAATGCTCCAATTATTAGccaaaaataaagttaaaatgtttcatatATTTGTACATGAGTGTGGTTATGGTTAAATTTAATTGCAACCTCAGATATGCAGGGATTTATTAGCTAGTATATAAATGATATCAAGTTATACATGTTATCACTCTTGtattaatgttatatatataacttaataataagtttttattagattaataatttgaaaatatttttgttggattACAGATTCTCTAGATTTATAActtatatatcaaatttcatgtcagttaaatattatttactatttgataataaaaattatgtcttatatatgattttaaagttaaaaaacttaaaatttaaacattttataacTTAGATAGCTATTTAtctttaatcattttattacatcaattacatatatataagaGGTAATTTAAACCTGATaaagtttgactacaaactaGTTTGTAACCAATTGTTACAACAACTCTACTCAACATCTTTTTGTTTAATGTAAATTTCGAAAAATTCATCTTTGGATTACattgttttattatattcttcatgcttgtaaaattttcagAAGATTAAAGATTAGTaactatattatcaatcaaatgtttatatttcaagtttttataatctaaaactatgcataaaaaataactttatgtattgaataataaataagattGAATTGGaacgaaatttgacatgtgtgttaaaaatataaatgacatgtaatccaacaattagattttcaaaatatgtaattatgttaatttttttaatggaagttGCAACAATTGACTATATCTAaatttgtagctaaattttgttcatttgaCTAGGAGAATTTAATTGTCCCTTAAACTACCCGAGGTGCACTTATAGGAAACTCTTTTCTGAGGGCTTGTGCACCCCCAGGACTAATCAGGACAAAGTCTTGAGCACTTGGtgtcaatcaaaaaaaaaaaaaaacccaatcctataattatattcaaaattttaaaaaatttaggagTCGAGAATGATGCCTTCCCTGCATACGAATGTCCTCGAAGCTCACTGCTACATGAATTGAGTGAAATATTAGTCTGAGGGGGGTGTTTTGTGTACAGCTAGGAAGTGACACTTTGTGATTTGAATATTCGaatgtgatttatttatttttatcatttgggATGGTGGTTGCTtccatgtgagagagagagagaatgcacGCAAATGATAAGAAATTGCATATTCTCGAGAGACCATGCACGCAGATGATAAGAAATTGTATATATTAGTAGTCAAATATTTCTTCAGAAACACATCCAAAGGTGAGTACACGCTCTGTAAGAACTATTTACAGGAAGCTTATGAAATCATCTCTTCCAAAATATCATAAACAGAAGTGTGATGTTGTTGGCTTAGCATTTATACAGTTCTATCTGTAAATAGTAGAAGctttaaaaagttaaattaagaaataaaccaaataaattatgaaaataatatatagttACTACACTCATCACACGTGCTTTGCCGTGCAATAatgctcatttttatttttatttttatttttttgtttagtgttataatgcttaaaagtgatatataaataaccgtgtgtatgttttgtttatttttttaaagaatgagGTAAGGTAACAtgtaataatgtttaaaaaCAAGATAGAAAACCATAAGAAGTTGAAACCTAATGACTactgcacacccttggtgcagtGATCACTTTACAAATATAAGTGCTCGTGAGGTGTGAAAAGTAAAgaccggggttcaagtctccaagaaagagtttcacatatatataaaagcacttagattaagttaaagcagaaattctatcttataaattaaaaaaaaaaaaaaaaaaaaaaaaaaaaaaaaaaatgggacatTTGGATTTATTGATTCGGATAAGAATtgtaataagtaaaaaaaattgagatttgaacaaaagaaagatgaaataCGTTAGTGTGGATGGATGAGAATTTGTgataaatatatagaatttggataacaaaaattttggaatgttttaaagaatttaaaaataaaaactatagaaATTTTGGAATAAGAATGAGTAGTTTTTACATTTTACATGAggtaggtttttattttttaagcaataattttgtaattttttttataaaaataattgaagtatttgaattcaaatagataacaaatataaatagaaatcaaatatttgaataCAAATGGGTGGTGAgaataacagtttttttttttttttttttccttttgtaccTGAGATAGTATTATTGTTTTaaccttttttgcttttttgtaggaaaaaagttaaaataaagaatatattatttcaaaatttgtttgaGTACATTTTGGTACGTTAAAAAATGAAGATGAAACAGGAAAATCCTCTTATTAATAATATagattgtaaggactcgatttgtaatgaaccgtaacagtgttagGTTTGTTCgtaaaaaggtccaaacaatatcatttgtagagcgtgagtttgaaaggttaggccttagtcaccagacggcgggtctttcgtggtgttcatgcatggtttaaatcgtgttcgccttgggagtctttctcctgaaggcgggctgggaggctctggtttttggccatttttcccagcccctgcTATGatttgcttacttttcctttataatagcctgtgttttttatccttcgtccacgtgtaggatcgacattccaagactgatacttgtcccatcagcccatacccaaagtggttgggggtggttgtaaaaactggagagtatggctctgtgaggtgcagagtattgaatggtagtaagggcagctttccctggtggTTACACTTTCCAGCGTACCATTTTCTACTaacacagatattttagattttttcccaagttgtttctataccatttttgccctttcttcttgtgagatctcggacatgccgaggactgaatcgtcctcggctgtgtcccaaggctattttgtacttgtattaacGATCCTGGGCTATAACCATTCTCGACTCGGGCCTTTAAACCCTAATGAATAAATGGGTCAGGGCCACaaactattgggccccacaatagcccctcaaaatcctgctgtccgacctcttggttagGAGAGGAGGATTTTGGTAACGCCCAGCCTTTATTACGGCTCATTTAACTCTGTCTTTCATTAATGCTGGTGCCTCTTTATCTACCCAGGAAACATACTGGACTACAAGACATTCCTATGAATTCATTCCCAATGCGTCCCCGCCATTTGATTATCTGAAACGTGCCTTTAATGACTTACCTTTACGAGACTActtaaattcgacggtttgttgACGAAGTGGGGAAGTAGAACGGATACattctcgtttacagattttcttggaaatctagACGGATTAAATACCCTTCGCTCtacccttcatataagaaggaaggcaagaggttatttctcttgtacagagacccttttaatccttctgaaatctgaaaccTTTAACTTCCTCCAGAGTTTACTTTATCCGCTAGTTGTATCTTAACTTGTGATACACTCGAGATAGGAGTAAGTAATGAGagaaccatacccctcccagAAACACCACATTCTTACGAAACTCAAAacggctcggtcagggcaaggatagcagagactcaagatccttcttaccttcctttcagccaaaatccgaagcaggggctcgtcacgtcaaactttcggcacGACTGAgttggggtcacccattatcagtaccagccgctctctcatgagcatagctaacatggtaCCAGCGTGTTAGaagtcaggactgacgcagggactaagtgtccctgcttcttcctctcttctttcactggtgcctccttttgcctttctttcttcttctttccaccaccaggtCCATcttggtgcttttccttcttcctcttcttctcctccttctttctcctcatctcctccctcttcttctcctccttctttctcttcatctcctccctctttttctgaagaaggtcctcctctcaatatgggcgctactggggCAAAGTTTGGAAGgatttcggagacgagtttaaaaaggcATCTGACTGTTTATTTGGCTGtattattgtggtttttttttttattttttttgtaatccaccttctgtataggtttgtttaagcccttctttgtacgttataatacatctttatattaataaaagtcgttATTGCTTTacttcacatgttctatctctttatttctgaAATGGTTACGCCGTGAATAGACATATTGTCTTGtaaatcctttttatttttacacttcGACCGACGTTTAGGACCGAAATATCAGTTAATAGAATGATCGTACTCTGTGTTTATTGAAATTatccggcttaataatactgaatcaaacaaatgatacttagggttgAAACCCacattaagaagaaaaagataggatattatgatgagcttattggGGCGGTCTAACACAATATCGCCGACCTAAGAGTACAATACTTAGGACCGAAATCCCTTATCAAGGGAAAAGGTACTATTATGAACTTATGAaagctgttcggcacaataataccgacttgaacaaatgatacttaaggtcaaaattcttgctaaggaaaagatattatcatgaatttaatagagttgtctggtacaataatgccgacctaaAAGAAAACAGcacttaccccaaaatagccgagatgacTACTGAATGCTCGGCGCGTTGTAGGAGGTGATCATCCGAAgacatataacccaaaaatgagTAGCCCCTCCAGGTTGCTGAGTAATAGGGCGTTTCCCCATCTTCCAAACAACTTTCATAGCCTTAACTTTCTTCTAGTATTTGAGCCGAGAATTGagcaacttaaaatttttattaagtagccgacctttccataggtttgagtccgaggaccatacaatactttggttctgtccaaaactcagttttctcatctaagtagttggtttccccataggtttgagtccgaggaccatacaataccttggttctgtccaaaactcagctttctcatctaagtagttggtttccccataagtttgagtccgaggaccatacaatacgttggttctgtccaaaactcagttttctcatctaagtagttggtttccccacaggtttgagtccgaggaccatacaatacgttggttctgtcca contains the following coding sequences:
- the LOC115961907 gene encoding uncharacterized protein LOC115961907 — encoded protein: MATTNNVQGDELRPTTLERQVQTLMATVERLTKQNQDLEEQLRQKNAAMGTQGENQEGTSAERRDQEGPEGSNAPSRPKRQDMSCPSVTDMAQPHIVAEMQAMKEQMDVMMNALKGRVSSDLDDLVHRTDSPFTASVNSFPLPPKFRMPQVENYDGNKDPLDHLESFKTLMHLQGVPDEIICRAFPTTLKGPARIWFSRLTPNSISTFKELSAQFASHFIGGHRYKKSTACLISIKQREDETLRSYIARFNKEALSIDEANDKILVAAFTNGLRKGKFLFSLYKNDPKTMSDVLYRATKYMNAEDALLTREKRERQEDTRQDRGQKMARTGDAEQTEATPPVEHQAPTEVLPVKRMA